The DNA window ACGGTGGGTCTCGATGCCCGGCTCCGGATGGGGCCGTTCTCCTTCGATCCGACCGTCATGTATCAGTTCGGTAACCGCTCCGTGATCGGGAATACGACCGGTGCGGCGGCAGGCTTCGCCAACGCTGGTATCGTCAATGGCCGCAAGTACTATGCAGGCATCGATGCCTGGCTCGTCGACCTGCGCGCCGGGTACCAGCTCGGTCCGCTCCTCATCGAAGGGGTGGGCGTGTACAGCACCGGTAACAAGGCTCGGAGCACCACCCTGACATCCGTCGGCTACTACCAGCCGCTGACGACGGATACGAGCTACCTGGCCGACTGGGGCACGCAGCTCACGTCGCTGGGCCTGGACTACCTCAACGCCTACAACGAGGCGGCCGGCCGGATCGCCTATGCCGGTAACCAGATCGGATGGGACAAGTACGGCCGTGGCCAGGTTGGCATCAAGGCCACCTATGCCTTCACGCCGGCGCTCAGCGTCATGGGCGGTGTGAACGGGCACTGGACGGCCGAGGCGGTGGATCGGAACAGCACCGCGGTGGCGGGTGCCGGTCTGCTGCCCAGCTTCACTGGTGGTCCGCGTGACAACAGCAACTTCGTCGGCACCGAGTTCATGGCCCTCGTGAGCTGGCGGTTCGCCGACGGCCTCGTGTGGGACAATGCGGCCGGTTACATGATCAATGGCCGGGCGTTGGATGCCGTGACCGACCCCGCGGTGGGCGGCCGCAACACCAACAACCCGTTCATCCTCACCTCTCGCGTCCGCTTCACGTTCTAGCGCGCGAGAACGCAGGACCTTCGGGCCCGGGGCATCCCCCCGGGCCCGTTGCTTTTACCCAGTTCCTTGCTGGCATCGGGGAGCCCACGTATAGTCACCCCATGGTCGTGGCAGCCCTGGGGCTGTCCGGTGTGGCGAGAAGTGGCCCCGGTGTTCGCCGTGTCGGTATATAGTGGTCCAGCACCCTCCGCGGCCAACGACGGAGGAGCGTTGAGGGCTTGATGGCACGTCTTCGAGAGGTCGTTCCCGCCGTGCTGCTGGCGATCCTGGTAGCCGGCAGCGCCGCCGCCCAGTCCCAGACCCCACCGCAGGCTCCGAACGGGCAGAGCGGCCCGACCGGCCCCACCAGTTCCGCGCCCATGACCGCGCTGGTCGATCAGCTGATGGATCTCTTTCCGAAGGTGGAGGGCGAGGTCCTCGAGGTGCGTGACACCTCACTGACCTTGGGTGCGGGCGCCAAGGAAGGGGCGCGCCCCGGTCTCGAGGTGGAGCTCTATCGCCAGGGACGCGAGATCCGGCATCCGAAGACCGGCGAGGTGCTGGGTCGGGCGGAGGACTCACTCGGAGTCACCCGAATGGTCCAGGCCGGCGACAGCTTCTCGACGGCGACCGTTCCTTCCGGCAGCACGGTCCAGGCCGGCGACCGGTTCCGGGTGTCCTCGGCCAAGGTCACCATCGTACTCGTGCCGCTCCTCGGCAGCGTGAAGGACACGCTGGTCGAGACGGCCACGCAGGAGCTGGTGGAGCGTCTCGGCGCCACCGGCCGCTTCAAGATCACCATGGGCGACTCGATCAACGTGTTCCTCGCCCAGCAGCGACTGACCGCGCCCGACTTCCTCGCGGGCAAGGGAGTCCCGGAGGCCGCGGAGCGCTTCAAGGCCAACAACATCCTGGCCGTGTACTTCACGAGGATGCAGGGACGGCCGTTCATGGACGTGCGCTTCTTCTCGGCGCCCCGCGCCGACGCGGCGGTGACCACCTCGTTCTTCGTGCCGCCGTCCACCTTGCGGGCCGCCCAGCCGGCTCCCAGATTCTCGCAGGGCGGCCCGGCCAATCCGCCCCAGGCCAAGCCGCGCTCGCTCCTGTCCCGGCTGCTCGGTGGTGATCTGGAGGCGGGCAGCTATTCCACCGGGGACAACTCGCTGCCGCTCCGAGAGGTGGCCAAGTTCAAGTTCGCGGTCCTGGCCATGGACATCGCGGTCGCTCCCAAGGACAAGATCCCGCGCATGGTGGTCAGCG is part of the Candidatus Methylomirabilota bacterium genome and encodes:
- a CDS encoding VCBS repeat-containing protein produces the protein MARLREVVPAVLLAILVAGSAAAQSQTPPQAPNGQSGPTGPTSSAPMTALVDQLMDLFPKVEGEVLEVRDTSLTLGAGAKEGARPGLEVELYRQGREIRHPKTGEVLGRAEDSLGVTRMVQAGDSFSTATVPSGSTVQAGDRFRVSSAKVTIVLVPLLGSVKDTLVETATQELVERLGATGRFKITMGDSINVFLAQQRLTAPDFLAGKGVPEAAERFKANNILAVYFTRMQGRPFMDVRFFSAPRADAAVTTSFFVPPSTLRAAQPAPRFSQGGPANPPQAKPRSLLSRLLGGDLEAGSYSTGDNSLPLREVAKFKFAVLAMDIAVAPKDKIPRMVVSDGDQIYMYRIVNQKVEPEWSKSVRSLGRVFSLQLADLNGDGNLEVIGNRYVPRLGLNSFILGAHDGKPEMIVEYVSDFLFAVDLKGEGVKQTLWTQRYNQENFFTPGQADQVSLKDGKLTTEKSVRVASSFRPMGAAFSNVMGKDTRALAIIDEFNRLQIANEGEELWRSSTSVGGGYLTVELIGATQSSRNDRSKFFKIEPTPLAVDLDGDGLDELIVPQNQIREGLLAVVFKGPAGFRLQTINSGFEGGITCLGAYKTEDAVQPTLIASVVRYSNHLLKAGGETQIIMTVPQD